One genomic region from Proteus vulgaris encodes:
- a CDS encoding efflux RND transporter permease subunit, giving the protein MPKFFIDRPIFAWVIAIITMLAGLLALIKLPVAQYPTIAPPAISISAVYPGADATTVQNTVTQVIEQNMNGIDNMVYMSATSDSAGMMNITLTFEAGTDPDIAQVQVQNKLQLAMPLLPQEVQQQGISVDKSSSSFLMVAGFISSDGSMSQDDIADYVGATIKDPLSRVTGVGETQLFGTQYAMRIWLDPDKLVKYNMTTLDVIGAIRAQNNQVAAGQLGGTPPVPGQRLNVSIIAQTRLNNAEQFSDILMKVNTDGSQVKLKDLGVVEMGAESYSTIARFNGLPASGIGIKLATGANALDTATAVRAALAEMEPFFPAGLEVVYPYDTTPFVKISIFEVVKTLVEAIMLVFVVMYLFLQNFRATLIPTIAVPVVLLGTFAILSAFGYSINTLTMFAMVLAIGLLVDDAIVVVENVERVMQEEGLSPKEATRKSMGQIQSALVGIALVLSAVFIPMAFFGGSTGAIYRQFSITIVSAMVLSVFVALILTPALCATMLKPVPKGSHGVQTGFFGWFNRTFEKSSHHYTDSVSRTLRGTGRYLLIYVLLVAGMALMFIRLPASFLPEEDQGVLLTMVQLPAGSTQEQTQDVLERVNDYFNTDEKELVKSVFTVSGFGFGGQGQNMGLVFVVLNDWDERKADEDKVPAIVGRANMALSQIKEAFVYSFNIPAIVELGSAGGFEFELVDKANLGHEKLMEARNQLLGMAAQQPQMLMGVRPNGQEDTSQYRLYIDLEKAQAQGVAVSDIYSTLGTMFGGSYVNDFIDRGRVKKVYVQAGSEFRMLPQDIGNLYVRNNVGQMVPFSSFIDTSKDPWLYGSPRLERYNGLPAVQIQGSATPGQSSGDAMLMMEDLASKLPSGIGYEWTGMSYQERLSGNQAPALYTISLIVVFLCLAALYESWSVPFSVMLVVPLGVIGALALTSIRGLENDVYFKVGLLTTIGLSAKNAILIVEFAKDLMEKEGKGLIEATLDSVRMRLRPILMTSLAFMLGVIPLVLSNGAGSGAQNSVGTGVFGGMIAATSLAIYFVPIFFVVIRRRFAKKNEDLEHPNHSH; this is encoded by the coding sequence ATGCCTAAGTTTTTTATAGATAGACCGATATTTGCGTGGGTAATTGCGATAATTACCATGCTCGCAGGTCTTCTGGCACTCATCAAACTGCCTGTTGCCCAGTATCCAACGATTGCGCCGCCAGCGATTTCTATCTCTGCGGTTTATCCTGGTGCTGACGCCACCACTGTGCAGAACACTGTTACCCAAGTTATCGAACAGAATATGAATGGTATCGATAACATGGTGTATATGTCTGCGACCAGTGACTCAGCAGGTATGATGAATATCACTCTGACCTTTGAAGCAGGTACTGACCCTGATATCGCGCAAGTACAGGTGCAGAATAAACTGCAACTTGCCATGCCGTTATTACCTCAGGAAGTGCAACAACAAGGGATTAGTGTTGATAAATCCTCAAGTTCATTCTTGATGGTTGCAGGGTTCATCTCAAGTGACGGCTCAATGTCACAAGATGATATTGCAGACTATGTGGGTGCAACGATTAAAGACCCGTTAAGCCGTGTAACTGGCGTGGGTGAAACCCAATTATTTGGTACCCAATACGCAATGCGTATTTGGTTAGATCCAGATAAATTGGTGAAATACAACATGACAACACTTGACGTTATTGGTGCAATTAGAGCGCAAAATAACCAAGTGGCAGCAGGTCAATTAGGGGGTACACCTCCTGTTCCTGGTCAGCGTTTAAACGTATCAATCATTGCTCAAACTCGACTCAATAACGCAGAGCAATTTAGCGATATCCTGATGAAGGTCAACACAGACGGCTCTCAGGTTAAGCTAAAAGATCTCGGTGTAGTTGAAATGGGTGCTGAAAGCTATAGTACCATTGCTCGCTTTAATGGCTTACCTGCTTCTGGTATCGGTATTAAATTAGCAACGGGTGCTAACGCATTAGATACAGCCACCGCTGTGCGTGCTGCATTAGCTGAAATGGAGCCGTTCTTCCCTGCAGGATTAGAGGTCGTTTATCCTTATGATACAACGCCATTCGTTAAGATCTCTATTTTTGAAGTGGTAAAAACGCTTGTTGAAGCTATCATGCTGGTATTCGTAGTTATGTATCTGTTCTTACAGAACTTCCGTGCTACGTTAATCCCAACAATTGCAGTACCTGTTGTATTATTAGGTACCTTCGCCATACTCTCAGCGTTCGGTTATTCGATAAATACCTTGACGATGTTCGCGATGGTACTTGCCATCGGGCTTCTGGTGGATGACGCCATCGTTGTGGTAGAAAACGTCGAACGTGTTATGCAAGAAGAAGGTTTATCACCTAAAGAAGCAACACGTAAATCCATGGGACAAATCCAAAGTGCATTGGTCGGTATCGCCCTTGTACTTTCTGCGGTATTTATTCCAATGGCATTCTTTGGTGGTTCAACAGGTGCGATTTATCGCCAGTTCTCTATCACCATCGTATCAGCAATGGTTCTGTCTGTTTTCGTTGCCTTGATTTTAACACCTGCACTTTGTGCAACCATGTTAAAACCTGTACCGAAAGGCAGTCATGGTGTGCAAACTGGTTTCTTTGGTTGGTTTAACCGTACCTTTGAAAAGAGTAGCCATCACTATACTGACAGCGTATCCCGTACACTTCGTGGTACTGGTCGTTACTTATTGATTTACGTTTTATTAGTAGCGGGTATGGCATTAATGTTTATTCGCTTACCTGCATCGTTCTTACCTGAAGAAGACCAAGGTGTATTACTGACAATGGTTCAGTTGCCAGCTGGTTCAACGCAAGAACAAACGCAAGACGTATTAGAAAGAGTAAACGACTACTTCAATACCGATGAAAAAGAACTCGTTAAATCTGTCTTTACCGTTAGTGGCTTCGGCTTCGGTGGTCAAGGTCAAAATATGGGTCTGGTTTTCGTTGTATTGAACGATTGGGATGAACGTAAAGCAGATGAAGACAAAGTTCCCGCAATTGTAGGTCGTGCCAATATGGCATTATCCCAAATTAAGGAAGCCTTTGTTTACTCATTTAATATTCCAGCGATTGTTGAGTTAGGCTCTGCGGGTGGTTTCGAATTCGAGTTAGTGGATAAAGCTAACCTCGGTCACGAAAAACTCATGGAAGCTCGAAATCAACTACTTGGAATGGCAGCACAACAGCCTCAAATGTTAATGGGTGTGCGTCCTAACGGTCAGGAAGATACTTCACAGTATCGTCTGTATATCGATCTAGAAAAAGCACAAGCTCAAGGCGTTGCAGTGAGCGATATCTATTCAACATTAGGTACAATGTTTGGTGGTAGCTATGTAAACGACTTTATCGACCGCGGTCGTGTTAAGAAAGTTTACGTTCAAGCGGGATCTGAATTCCGTATGTTGCCACAAGATATCGGTAATCTTTATGTTCGTAACAATGTCGGTCAGATGGTTCCATTCTCATCGTTCATTGATACAAGTAAAGATCCTTGGTTATACGGCTCTCCTCGTTTAGAGCGTTATAACGGTTTACCAGCAGTTCAAATTCAAGGTAGTGCAACACCAGGTCAAAGTAGTGGTGACGCAATGCTGATGATGGAAGATCTCGCAAGTAAATTACCAAGCGGTATCGGTTATGAATGGACAGGAATGTCATATCAAGAACGTTTATCGGGTAACCAAGCGCCTGCGCTGTATACCATTTCCTTGATAGTTGTATTCCTCTGTCTTGCTGCTCTTTATGAAAGCTGGTCAGTACCATTCTCTGTTATGTTAGTCGTTCCACTCGGTGTTATTGGTGCGCTTGCATTAACATCAATAAGAGGCCTTGAGAACGACGTTTACTTTAAGGTTGGGCTCTTAACAACCATTGGGTTATCGGCGAAAAACGCAATCTTGATTGTTGAATTCGCCAAAGACTTGATGGAGAAAGAAGGTAAAGGACTCATAGAAGCAACGCTAGACTCTGTTAGAATGCGTCTACGTCCAATTCTAATGACTTCACTGGCCTTTATGTTAGGGGTTATTCCTCTAGTATTAAGTAACGGTGCAGGTTCTGGTGCTCAGAACTCAGTAGGTACAGGTGTATTCGGTGGTATGATTGCCGCAACTTCCCTTGCTATCTACTTCGTTCCTATTTTCTTCGTCGTGATCCGTAGACGATTCGCGAAGAAAAATGAAGATTTAGAGCATCCAAATCATTCACACTAA